The following proteins are encoded in a genomic region of Roseinatronobacter sp. S2:
- a CDS encoding GNAT family N-acetyltransferase, whose product MRLFQETNSDWWEVEALYDLCFAPGREALSSYRLREVVAPVAGLCLLLRDDSGVAAAIRFWPVCVAGHDVLLLGPIAVHPTHQGEGLGGWLMRESLTRAAHLGWARVLLVGDEPYYQRFGFHRLEGVHMPPPTNPARILGLELVQGAWGGVRGTVVQYDPAQDAKSAQDSIDQGSAAT is encoded by the coding sequence ATGCGGTTATTTCAGGAAACTAATTCGGACTGGTGGGAGGTCGAGGCCCTTTATGACCTGTGCTTCGCACCGGGGCGTGAAGCGCTGTCATCCTACCGCCTGCGCGAAGTTGTGGCGCCTGTGGCTGGCCTGTGTCTGTTGCTGCGCGATGACAGTGGCGTTGCGGCGGCGATCCGGTTCTGGCCTGTATGTGTCGCAGGCCACGATGTTTTGCTGCTGGGACCAATTGCCGTTCACCCGACCCATCAGGGCGAAGGGCTTGGCGGCTGGCTGATGCGCGAAAGCCTGACGCGCGCCGCACATCTGGGCTGGGCGCGGGTGCTTCTGGTGGGCGATGAACCCTATTACCAGCGCTTCGGCTTTCACCGTCTGGAGGGGGTCCATATGCCGCCGCCCACGAACCCCGCGCGTATTCTGGGGCTGGAACTAGTGCAGGGGGCGTGGGGCGGTGTGCGTGGCACTGTCGTGCAGTATGACCCCGCCCAAGACG
- a CDS encoding S41 family peptidase, producing MKRYVVAGFGGALAGVVLATQVAAPLLAQERGQTSSVYEQLDLFGDVFERIRNQYVDDVETAKLIEAAINGMLTSLDPHSGYLPPDDYDDMRTQTRGSFGGLGIEVTQEDGFIKVVTPMDGTPADQAGVEPGDLITHVDGEALMGLNLSQAVDLMRGPVGSEIIITVIREGVAEPFDLSIIRDTIRLQAVRVRTEGNNVILRVTTFNEQTFPNLRDGLQEAVDELGGLDELGGVVLDLRNNPGGLLTQAIRVSDAFMDRGEIVSTRGRNEGGGERFNAQSGDLIEGKPMVVLVNAGSASASEIVAGALQDHRRAIVVGTRSFGKGSVQTVVPLRGDGAIRLTTSRYYTPSGRSIQALGVSPDIVVEQPRRQPIEEDQAEAPRTRSENDLRGRLDNSDITDDERRQLEEERRQAEDVARLRQDDYQLAYALDILRGLTALNGR from the coding sequence ATGAAACGTTACGTTGTGGCAGGATTTGGCGGTGCGCTTGCGGGTGTGGTGCTGGCCACGCAGGTTGCAGCCCCGCTGCTGGCACAGGAACGTGGTCAGACCAGTTCGGTCTATGAACAGCTTGACCTGTTCGGTGATGTGTTTGAACGCATCCGTAACCAATATGTGGATGATGTCGAAACCGCCAAGCTGATTGAAGCTGCAATAAACGGCATGCTGACATCGCTGGACCCGCATTCAGGCTATCTGCCGCCCGATGATTATGACGACATGCGCACCCAGACGCGCGGGTCCTTCGGCGGGCTTGGCATAGAGGTGACGCAGGAAGACGGGTTCATCAAGGTCGTGACCCCAATGGACGGCACACCCGCCGATCAGGCAGGCGTGGAACCGGGCGATCTGATTACCCATGTCGATGGCGAAGCGCTGATGGGCCTGAACCTGTCGCAAGCCGTTGATCTGATGCGCGGCCCTGTCGGGTCCGAAATCATTATCACTGTCATTCGCGAAGGTGTCGCCGAACCGTTCGATCTGTCGATCATCCGCGACACCATCCGCCTTCAGGCCGTGCGTGTGCGCACCGAAGGAAATAACGTCATCCTGCGTGTGACGACATTTAACGAGCAAACCTTCCCCAACCTGCGCGACGGCTTGCAAGAGGCCGTTGACGAACTCGGCGGGCTGGACGAGCTGGGCGGGGTTGTGCTGGATTTGCGCAACAATCCGGGCGGTTTGCTGACACAGGCCATTCGCGTGTCCGATGCCTTCATGGACCGCGGCGAGATTGTCTCGACCCGCGGACGCAATGAAGGCGGCGGCGAGCGGTTCAATGCTCAGTCGGGCGATCTGATCGAAGGCAAGCCGATGGTTGTGCTGGTCAATGCAGGGTCTGCGTCTGCGTCTGAAATCGTGGCGGGCGCGTTGCAGGACCACCGCCGCGCCATTGTGGTGGGCACGCGCAGTTTCGGCAAAGGGTCGGTTCAGACCGTGGTGCCCTTGCGCGGGGATGGCGCGATCCGGTTGACGACATCGCGCTATTATACCCCCTCGGGCCGGTCCATTCAGGCGCTGGGCGTGTCCCCGGATATTGTTGTCGAACAGCCGCGCCGCCAACCGATCGAGGAAGATCAGGCCGAGGCGCCACGCACGCGGTCTGAAAACGACCTGCGCGGGCGGTTGGACAACAGCGATATTACGGATGACGAGCGTCGCCAGCTGGAGGAAGAGCGCAGACAGGCCGAAGATGTCGCACGCCTGCGTCAGGACGATTACCAGCTTGCCTATGCGCTGGATATCCTGCGGGGTCTGACTGCGCTGAACGGGCGGTAA
- a CDS encoding flavin reductase family protein, translating into MFYEPRNGHGLPHNPLNAIVTPRPIGWISTRGRDGHDNLAPYSFFNAVAYEPPQVMFASTSAKADRDGTKDSVANIHETGAFCVNIVEHAARDVMNTTSGPWPRQVDEFQKAGIPREPCQMIDATRVANAPAALECRMTQIIRLAGEANFLVLGEVVGVHMRDDCMRDGMFDITSFKPLARCGYRDYAVVEQVFSLKRPGE; encoded by the coding sequence TTGTTTTACGAACCCCGCAACGGTCACGGGTTGCCGCATAACCCGCTCAACGCCATCGTGACCCCCCGTCCTATCGGGTGGATTTCCACGCGCGGGCGCGATGGTCATGACAATCTGGCACCGTATTCGTTTTTCAACGCTGTCGCCTATGAACCGCCACAGGTGATGTTTGCATCCACCAGCGCCAAGGCCGACCGCGACGGCACCAAGGACAGCGTGGCCAATATTCATGAAACCGGCGCCTTTTGCGTCAATATCGTGGAACATGCCGCGCGCGATGTCATGAACACCACATCCGGCCCGTGGCCGCGTCAGGTCGATGAATTCCAGAAAGCAGGAATTCCGCGTGAACCCTGCCAGATGATTGATGCCACACGCGTGGCAAATGCCCCTGCCGCACTGGAATGCCGGATGACCCAGATTATCAGACTGGCGGGAGAGGCCAATTTTCTGGTTCTGGGCGAAGTTGTCGGCGTGCATATGCGTGATGACTGCATGCGCGACGGCATGTTCGACATTACCAGCTTCAAGCCGCTGGCGCGCTGCGGCTACCGCGACTACGCCGTCGTTGAACAGGTGTTCAGTCTGAAACGCCCCGGAGAGTGA
- a CDS encoding RNA pyrophosphohydrolase, which produces MTPEQIAQLPYRPCVGVMLINADGLIFAAQRIDSAIPAWQMPQGGIDAGETPGTAALRELNEEISVTPDLVVPLAETRDWLAYDLPHDIVPRIWKGRFRGQKQRWFLMRFTGRDDQIDIQTQHPEFSQWRWITAQDMLAAIVPFKRDIYASVIDEFSEWLA; this is translated from the coding sequence ATGACGCCGGAACAAATAGCGCAACTGCCCTATCGTCCTTGCGTGGGGGTGATGCTGATAAATGCGGACGGGCTGATTTTTGCGGCCCAACGCATTGATAGCGCGATCCCTGCATGGCAAATGCCGCAAGGGGGCATTGATGCAGGCGAAACCCCCGGCACTGCCGCGTTGCGCGAATTGAACGAAGAAATCAGTGTCACCCCCGATCTGGTGGTGCCGCTGGCCGAAACGCGGGACTGGCTGGCCTATGACCTGCCGCATGACATTGTGCCGCGCATCTGGAAAGGACGCTTTCGCGGGCAGAAACAGCGCTGGTTTCTGATGCGCTTCACCGGCCGCGATGACCAGATCGACATCCAGACGCAGCACCCTGAATTTTCGCAATGGCGCTGGATTACCGCGCAGGACATGCTGGCCGCCATCGTGCCGTTCAAGCGCGACATTTACGCCAGCGTTATTGATGAATTCAGCGAATGGCTGGCCTGA